In one Nicotiana tomentosiformis chromosome 6, ASM39032v3, whole genome shotgun sequence genomic region, the following are encoded:
- the LOC104110877 gene encoding uncharacterized protein: MQDKKQREIHATPTNLGESASFVANQTGGGKKFNDYNGQKEGSDAKKYSRICAYCKKPGHNIEKCYKIHGFPIDFKFTKQRKFQGATQANNTFTTNNEGEQIVADSEAKLLTKENVAQLLQLLKQCKALH, translated from the exons ATGCAGGATAAAAAGCAGAGGGAGATTCATGCTACCCCTACTAATCTAGGGGAGTCAGCCTCTTTTGTTGCTAATCAGACAGGAGGGGGGAAGAAGTTCAATGACTACAATGGACAGAAAGAGGGTTCAGATGCAAAGAAATACTCAAGGATATGTGCTTATTGCAAGAAGCCAGGTCATAACATTGAAAAGTGTTACAAAATCCATGGGTTTCCAATAGATTTTAAGTTTACAAAGCAGAGAAAATTTCAGGGAGCAACTCAGGCAAATAATACATTCACTACAAACAATGAAGGGGAACAGATAGTTGCAGATTCAGAAGCAAAGTTACTCACCAAAGAGAATGTAGCACAGCTACTTCAACTCCTTAAACAG TGCAAGGCCCTCCACTAA